From a single Nocardioides sp. dk884 genomic region:
- a CDS encoding DUF1707 SHOCT-like domain-containing protein, whose amino-acid sequence MSTDDPWAGFSLDPRLPQHAALRASDADRAVVHQLLGQAYADGRLDHDELEERSTAADALKTYGEIPALVVDLVPMTLTAGSGLPVPMRAEDVRREAVRRYAAERRSAILAFIGPTLICWAVWVATSFGGGSFEPYFPWPLIVMAVTLVNLLRATVGRHERIEEHVRRIERQRAKALKRQRRGLPPAY is encoded by the coding sequence GTGAGCACCGATGACCCCTGGGCGGGATTCAGCCTGGACCCGCGCCTCCCGCAGCACGCCGCCCTGCGGGCCTCGGACGCCGACCGCGCCGTCGTCCACCAGCTGCTCGGCCAGGCCTACGCCGACGGCCGCCTCGATCACGACGAGCTCGAGGAGCGCAGCACCGCCGCCGACGCGCTCAAGACCTACGGCGAGATTCCGGCCCTGGTCGTCGACCTGGTGCCGATGACCCTCACCGCCGGGTCCGGGCTCCCGGTCCCGATGCGCGCCGAGGACGTACGCCGCGAGGCGGTCCGGCGCTACGCGGCCGAGCGCCGCTCGGCGATCCTCGCCTTCATCGGCCCCACCCTCATCTGCTGGGCGGTCTGGGTGGCGACGTCCTTCGGCGGCGGCTCCTTCGAGCCGTACTTCCCGTGGCCGCTGATCGTCATGGCGGTCACGCTCGTCAACCTGCTGCGCGCCACCGTGGGTCGCCACGAGCGGATCGAGGAGCACGTGCGTCGCATCGAGCGGCAGCGGGCGAAGGCGTTGAAGCGGCAGCGCCGCGGCCTGCCGCCGGCGTACTGA